The following proteins come from a genomic window of Sesamum indicum cultivar Zhongzhi No. 13 linkage group LG10, S_indicum_v1.0, whole genome shotgun sequence:
- the LOC105171865 gene encoding probable disease resistance protein RF45, producing the protein MADAAVSFLLELLRQKARELSRSPNEVAGKIGRIEDLLKMLPSPVNNSRDRLTSEYRVSLQRDTNAIIYRFAIVKENFGIVVATQGGWFLRFFKKLVCVRIDLREIYSEIIEIENEIYHLLEIDKELSRRNGAGQEESSRVEYLSSRTIYEDFVGMADEINELRSYIMKPEYRAIGICGMGGLGKTAVAKRLFNDHQIKNHFDAVAWVHVSQDFQPIMIFEGLYMQLYPRYRGRISDIDEAELSQRVYRIQQESRCLIVLDAMWSSDAWESLRIAFPSGETGSKILITTRVKHVVETVEIVAARRYIHKLRCLTPDESSELFLKRVLSTAVPDLGDNRIVEEMGKDMGKCCEGLPSAILEFVGFMATKHSLEEWVEVHKKLQSFVRRSLELGATLQILALSYDNLPHFLRPCFLYLGYLQENSRIEAEKLYLLWLAEGFISLEDNGKDEILLNAAERYLDDLEQRSMIEVHEEEVPTVTRLNSCRLSELMRELSLAIGKDDGFFKVVDFGCGTQQATGSSSSCRLSINLDKYEHKYVFEVKTDEEEKMRCLLIYAKENQKKLVWPRSLSSLVKFQSLRVLDFMGIPFQETKLPKGIGLLVHLRYLSFKGCNLPKLPSSVGKLKFLCVLDLRVTKKMIIPDVLWKLKKLKHLYFPSTFETDGAPKLRLDGLLELETVTNLDVNMCNVSDLLQCYNLCYLALSITESLEEIERVVERMNMNSGVHFLRTSLEVREFDCYTEERISVLRQLIGCHSLIVLCLGGHIGRLPLHDEISSNLAKIVLIRSELMEDPMTTLERLPNLRVLELDVDAFKGKEMTCSASGFTELRRLKLSNLRYLEKWIVKDGAMLRLSTLTIVNCEKLIMLPEELQFVHHLQQMTVSGMHKKFKDSIRMVKGMVENQHVPSITIED; encoded by the exons ATGGCGGACGCCGCGGTTTCCTTTCTTCTCGAACTGCTGAGACAGAAGGCGAGGGAGCTTTCGAGATCACCGAATGAGGTGGCCGGGAAGATCGGACGAATAGAAGACTTGCTGAAGATGCTACCATCTCCCGTGAATAATTCTCGGGATAGACTAACTTCGGAATACAGGGTCAGCCTTCAAAGGGACACTAATGCCATTATATACAGGTTTGCGATTGTGAAGGAGAATTTTGGCATCGTAGTGGCCACTCAAGGAGGATGGTTCCTtagatttttcaagaaattggtCTGTGTGAGAATAGATCTTCGTGAAATCTATTCAGAGATTATAGAAATCGAAAACGAGATTTATCACCTTCTTGAGATTGATAAAGAGTTAAGTAGGAGAAATGGCGCTGGCCAAGAAGAAAGTTCAAGAGTAGAATATTTGTCAAGCCGCACAATATATGAGGATTTTGTTGGAATGGCGGACGAGATAAACGAACTGCGGTCATATATAATGAAACCGGAGTACAGGGCTATTGGGATATGTGGGATGGGCGGATTAGGCAAGACCGCAGTCGCTAAGAGATTGTTCAATGATCACCAAATCAAGAATCATTTCGACGCTGTTGCCTGGGTACATGTATCCCAAGATTTCCAGCCAATAATGATTTTCGAAGGTCTGTATATGCAACTTTATCCACGATATAGAGGGCGCATATCAGACATTGATGAAGCAGAGTTGAGCCAACGGGTTTACAGAATCCAACAAGAAAGCAGATGCCTGATTGTTCTGGATGCAATGTGGTCGTCGGATGCTTGGGAAAGCCTGCGGATCGCCTTTCCATCGGGGGAGACGGGTAGCAAAATATTGATCACAACTCGGGTCAAACATGTGGTGGAAACTGTGGAAATTGTGGCTGCAAGGAGATACATCCACAAATTGAGGTGCTTAACCCCGGACGAAAGCTCTGAGTTATTTTTGAAGCGCGTCCTCTCGACAGCCGTACCAG ACCTTGGAGACAACAGAATAGTTGAGGAAATGGGGAAGGACATGGGAAAATGTTGTGAAGGCCTGCCGTCAGCTATCCTCGAATTTGTAGGCTTTATGGCGACAAAGCATAGCTTGGAGGAGTGGGTGGAAGTGCATAAAAAGCTCCAATCTTTTGTTAGGAGGAGCCTGGAGCTTGGAGCTACCTTACAAATATTAGCTTTGAGTTATGATAACTTGCCACATTTTCTGAGAccatgttttctttatttgggGTATTTGCAAGAGAATTCTCGGATAGAAGCAGAAAAGTTATACTTGTTGTGGTTAGCTGAAGGATTTATATCACTAGAAGACAACGGAAAAGACGAAATATTATTGAATGCGGCAGAAAGATATTTGGATGACCTTGAACAAAGAAGCATGATTGAGGTGCATGAAGAGGAAGTGCCTACAGTCACAAGGTTGAATTCTTGCCGACTTAGTGAACTGATGCGAGAACTATCTCTTGCAATTGGCAAAGATGATGGGTTTTTCAAAGTTGTGGATTTTGGATGCGGAACGCAGCAGGCGACTGGATCGTCTTCCTCATGCCGACTTTCCATAAATTTGGACAAATACGAACATAAATATGTTTTCGAAGTAAAGACAGATGAAGAGGAGAAAATGAGGTGTCTTCTAATTTATGCAAAGGAGAACCAGAAAAAACTGGTCTGGCCTCGATCGTTGTCTAGTTTAGTGAAATTTCAATCTCTAAGAGTCTTAGATTTTATGGGAATCCCCTTTCAAGAGACAAAACTACCAAAGGGTATTGGCTTACTAGTCCATTTGAGGTACTTGAGCTTTAAAGGTTGTAATTTGCCGAAGCTACCATCATCAGTTGGAAAATTGAAGTTCTTGTGTGTTCTTGATCTTCGGGTTACAAAGAAAATGATCATACCAGATGTCCTTTGGAAGTTGAAAAAGTTGAAGCATCTATATTTTCCATCAACATTTGAAACAGATGGTGCTCCTAAATTAAGACTTGATGGCTTGTTAGAGCTCGAGACAGTTACCAACCTGGACGTGAACATGTGCAATGTTAGCGATCTCCTCCAGTGTTATAACCTATGCTACCTAGCTTTGAGTATAACTGAGAGTCTTGAGGAGATTGAACGTGTTGTAGAACGCATGAACATGAATTCAGGTGTTCATTTTCTCCGCACTTCCCTGGAAGTAAGGGAATTTGATTGCTATACGGAAGAAAGAATTTCTGTCTTGAGACAACTTATCGGATGTCATTCTCTCATTGTCTTGTGCTTGGGGGGCCACATAGGTCGGCTACCGCTTCACGATGAAATCTCTTCTAATCTTGCCAAGATTGTTCTCATTCGTTCAGAACTTATGGAAGATCCAATGACAACGCTGGAGAGACTTCCTAATTTACGTGTATTGGAACTGGATGTTGATGCTTTTAAAGGCAAAGAGATGACCTGTTCAGCGTCGGGCTTCACTGAGCTCAGAAGGCTAAAGCTCTCAAATTTGCGGTACTTAGAGAAGTGGATTGTGAAAGATGGAGCTATGCTCCGGCTTTCGACTTTAACCATTGTTAATTGTGAGAAACTGATCATGCTGCCTGAGGAATTACAATTTGTTCATCATCTCCAGCAAATGACAGTCTCAGGaatgcataaaaaatttaaagacaGCATTCGGATGGTAAAAGGCATGGTGGAGAACCAGCATGTGCCTTCAATCACCATTGAAGATTAA
- the LOC105171866 gene encoding probable disease resistance protein RF45, with the protein MADAIVSFATSSLKNLLMEQYDLLSGEKIKEYEEYLKNEMPLIKALQKDAERSRSADERIRLFARNIIDLIYRIEDAMEYITIKMEYPGATFFRKWVQMASAKEVEAEMEEISNRVEFLSRIAQVIGITQAAGESSSNRSTKLSRQTNGHDHFVGRVEEMELLRSYIKDPKCRVIAIWGMGGSGKTALAKKLYQDFQDKNHFYAVACVYVSQDFEPRRVFEDLYLQFYPFHREDVSAIRGEELARRVCEIQQDRKCLVVLDDIWSPDVWETLRIAFPSGDTASKVLITTRVRQAAEAVEIVAEKRYIHRLRYFTEDESCQLFRERVLLMDLPESEADKILEMGNKVVKFCEGLPSPVVNFLQFVATKHHLEDLKVVHQNLESYVRKSQESWGAGSTLQHLSLSYDDLPDFLKPCFLYLGNFGEHAQIDAEKLYLFWVAEGLISLKDCGVGERLKDVAERYLNDLAQRSIVDVHEEELPTVTRFKSCRLNPLMRNLSLFKSKEQGFFKVEDFGHGHNRPMHDSLSQNQVYRLAIDFDKYEDGYDFPLEDNEKKHIRCLLFSAKENRPRFGWPKKLSSLIGFKYLRILYFDGFDFQVIKPPQDIGKLFLLKYLSFRNCVLPKLPSSVGNLMQLLILDLRVRPLSKITIPNILWKLKKLMHLYFPDSFHTRDARKLRLEGLTKLETIINFNTGMLNFEDLSQLTNLRYISSKIAGSSEEIVCITRCMKDDDLLSTSLEIRNFDCYAEEKHSVFRNVLECQALTVLFMEGHIFRLPVHDRISGSLAKLVLVGSQLGEDPMKTLQHLPKLRELILNDDAFVEKEMVCSAAGFIELERLEIWNLHKLGKWTVQDQAMPKLSTLAIVNCRKLEMPPEGLQFVRRLQQMNVWEVHEELEKSLKKVEEQMRMENVQPLPKILFKHPCSDDERTRDSKSGPS; encoded by the exons ATGGCGGATGCAATAGTAAGTTTTGCCACTTCATCACTGAAAAACCTTCTGATGGAACAATACGACTTATTGTCTggagaaaagataaaagaatacGAGGAATACCTGAAAAATGAGATGCCGCTGATAAAAGCTTTGCAAAAGGATGCAGAAAGAAGTCGATCTGCGGACGAGAGGATCAGGCTCTTTGCCAGGAATATTATAGACCTTATTTACAGGATTGAGGATGCAATGGAGTACATAACCATTAAGATGGAGTATCCAGGAGCAACATTCTTCAGAAAATGGGTTCAAATGGCATCAGCTAAAGAAGTTGAAGCAGAGATGGAGGAAATCAGCAACAGGGTTGAGTTCCTCTCCAGGATTGCCCAAGTAATTGGCATTACTCAAGCCGCAGGAGAAAGTTCATCAAATCGGAGTACTAAATTGTCTAGGCAAACAAATGGTCACGATCATTTTGTTGGAAGGGTAGAAGAGATGGAGCTACTGCGTTCATATATTAAGGATCCCAAGTGTCGGGTTATTGCAATATGGGGCATGGGTGGTTCAGGCAAGACCGCTCTTGCTAAGAAGTTGTACCAGGATTTCCAGGACAAGAATCATTTCTACGCTGTTGCCTGCGTTTATGTCTCCCAAGATTTCGAGCCCAGGAGGGTTTTCGAAGATCTTTATTTGCAGTTTTATCCATTTCACAGGGAAGACGTGTCGGCGATCAGGGGAGAGGAGTTGGCCCGACGGGTTTGTGAAATCCAGCAAGATAGAAAGTGTCTAGTGGTTCTGGATGACATTTGGTCTCCAGATGTTTGGGAAACTCTTCGTATTGCGTTCCCGTCAGGGGACACAGCTAGCAAAGTATTGATCACAACTCGGGTCAGACAAGCGGCGGAGGCTGTTGAAATTGTGGCTGAGAAGAGATACATCCACCGGTTGAGGTATTTTACCGAAGATGAAAGCTGCCAGTTGTTCCGGGAAAGGGTTCTCCTGATGGATCTGCCAG AAAGTGAAGctgataaaatattagagatgGGAAACAAAGTGGTAAAATTTTGTGAAGGTCTTCCGTCACCGGTCGTTAACTTCCTACAATTTGTTGCAACAAAGCACCACTTGGAGGACTTGAAAGTAGTGCATCAAAACCTTGAGTCTTATGTTAGAAAGAGCCAAGAAAGTTGGGGAGCAGGATCAACATTACAACATTTATCTTTGAGTTATGATGACTTACCAGATTTTCTCAAGCCATGTTTTCTTTACTTGGGGAATTTCGGAGAACATGCTCAAATTGATGCAGAGAAATTGTACCTTTTCTGGGTGGCTGAAGGGCTTATCTCTTTAAAAGACTGTGGAGTAGGGGAAAGACTGAAGGATGTAGCAGAAAGGTATTTGAATGATCTGGCACAGAGAAGTATAGTTGATGTGCATGAAGAGGAACTTCCAACGGTCACAAGGTTTAAGTCTTGTCGGCTTAATCCACTGATGCGTAACCTTTCTCTCTTCAAGAGCAAAGAGCAAGGTTTTTTCAAAGTTGAGGATTTTGGACATGGACATAATAGGCCGATGCATGATTCTTTGTCACAGAATCAAGTCTACCGACTGGCCATAGATTTTGACAAGTATGAAGATGGATATGATTTTCCTTTAGAGGATAATGAGAAGAAGCACATCCGGTGTCTCCTATTTAGTGCAAAGGAGAACCGGCCAAGATTCGGGTGGCCAAAGAAGTTATCTAGTTTAATTGGATTCAAATATCTCAGGATTCTATATTTTGATGGATTTGACTTTCAAGTGATCAAGCCACCCCAGGATATCGGCAAACTGTTCCTTCTGAAGTACTTGAGTTTTAGAAATTGTGTTTTGCCGAAGCTACCATCATCAGTTGGCAACTTGATGCAATTGCTCATTCTTGATCTACGAGTTCGACCCCTCAGTAAAATTACCATACCCAACATCCTGTGGAAACTGAAAAAGTTGATGCATCTGTATTTTCCTGATTCTTTTCATACACGTGATGCTCGCAAATTGAGACTTGAAGGTTTGACAAAACTTGAGACAATCATAAACTTCAACACGGGGATGCTCAACTTTGAAGATCTCTCCCAGTTAACCAATCTTCGGTACATATCTTCAAAAATTGCAGGGAGCTCCGAGGAGATAGTATGCATCACTAGATGCATGAAAGATGATGACTTACTTTCCACATCCCTGGAGATAAGGAACTTCGATTGTTACGCAGAAGAAAAGCACTCTGTTTTCAGAAATGTTTTAGAATGTCAGGCTCTAACTGTCCTCTTCATGGAGGGACACATATTTCGTTTACCAGTTCATGATAGAATTTCTGGGAGTCTTGCTAAGCTTGTTCTTGTTGGTTCACAACTCGGTGAAGATCCAATGAAAACACTGCAGCATCTTCCTAAATTACGTGAACTAATCTTGAATGATGATGCCTTTGTCGAGAAAGAAATGGTCTGTTCAGCAGCGGGCTTTATCGAACTTGAACGTTTAGAGATATGGAATTTGCATAAATTAGGAAAGTGGACTGTCCAAGATCAAGCTATGCCCAAACTTTCTACTCTGGCCATTGTAAATTGTCGGAAATTGGAAATGCCACCAGAAGGATTACAATTTGTTCGTCGACTCCAACAAATGAACGTCTGGGAAGTACATGAAGAACTGGAAAAGAGTCTTAAGAAGGTAGAGGAGCAGATGAGAATGGAGAATGTGCAGCCTTTACCTAAAATCTTGTTTAAACATCCTTGCAGTGATGATGAAAGAACGCGGGACAGCAAG AGTGGCCCTTCATGA
- the LOC110012729 gene encoding putative F-box protein PP2-B8, translated as MDWSFCLEKTTGKKCCIVGARDLKISLTDSPQNWKWRFDADSRFSEVAEFRSVLRLGIRAKIKARMLQPRTVYAACLVVKIGGGCSLQSAKAMIRFVNDESVRDVAKGARTVYLQLVKETKGGNVVQRVVGGWRSKWRTSTLAKEMTERWRHHCWIQEMEDWPRR; from the exons ATGGATTGG AGTTTTTGTCTCGAGAAAACGACTGGGAAGAAATGTTGCATAGTAGGAGCAAGGGATCTCAAAATTTCACTAACAGATAGCCCTCAGAACTGGAAATGGAGATTTGATGCAGATTCCAG GTTCTCGGAGGTGGCTGAGTTTCGTTCAGTCTTGAGGCTTGGTATACGAGCAAAGATTAAAGCACGAATGCTGCAGCCGCGGACGGTATATGCAGCGTGTCTAGTAGTCAAAATAGGAGGAGGCTGCAGCCTTCAATCTGCCAAGGCGATGATCAGATTTGTGAATGATGAATCAGTTAGAGACGTAGCTAAAGGAGCCAGGACAGTGTACCTTCAACTTGTGAAGGAGACAAAGGGAGGAAATGTCGTGCAGAGAGTGGTTGGTGGATGGAGGTCGAAATGGAGAACTTCTACGTTGGCCAAGGAGATGACGGAGAGGTGGAGGCACCATTGCTGGATTCAGGAGATGGAAGACTGGCCTCGTCGTTGA
- the LOC105171867 gene encoding uncharacterized protein LOC105171867 (The sequence of the model RefSeq protein was modified relative to this genomic sequence to represent the inferred CDS: added 31 bases not found in genome assembly) yields the protein MLPSALPLSSSITLPLLQKPHILAFSLRPLSKSHVCFTFSSSNENPIGEEARWLREEQRWLREEQRWLREESRWNAERQALLQEINTLKLRIQELERLNSLQGASVSETVASIAKLLQVVKEADLGKNVNRIADSGTTAVPLVVEAAKEEEEVVIKEVISIPHKKEAVQKRATLRIGSEGDEVRVMQEALQKLGFYSGEEDIEYSSFSSGTERAVKTWQATLGAPEDGIMTGDLLERLFGNSGLGMTNNQEHEGIGPKKSTNGVPVGAITDISKVEQTVVTEEGVSKVEASQHRVFLLGENRWEEPSRLSGNSKRTVTKSTSANVATKCLSCRGEGRLLCMECDGTGEPNVEPQFLEWVDEGSKCPYCEGLGYVTCDVCGGRTATAA from the exons ATGTTGCCATCTGCACTACCTTTAAGCTCGAGCATCACACTGCCTCTACTTCAAAAACCCCATATCCTCGCCTTTTCCTTGAGACCCTTGTCAAAATCCCACGTATGCTTCACATTTTCATCCTCAAACGAAAACCCGATTGGCGAAGAGGCCCGCTGGCTGAGGGAGGAGCAGCGGTGGTTGAGGGAGGAGCAGCGGTGGCTAAGG CGCTGTTGCAAGAAATAAACACCCTTAAGCTTAGAATCCAAGAGCTTGAACGGCTCAATTCTCTTCAGGGAGCCTCAGTTTCCGAAACTGTTGCGAGTATTGCCAAACTACTGCAG GTTGTGAAGGAGGCGGATTTGGGGAAGAATGTAAATAGAATTGCTGATAGTGGGACGACTGCTGTGCCATTAGTTGTTGAGGCAGCtaaggaggaagaggaagttGTCATAAAGGAAGTAATCAGTATTCCACATAAAAAGGAAGCAGTACAAAAGAGGGCAACACTGAGGATAGGATCAGAAGGAGATGAAGTAAGAGTGATGCAG GAAGCTTTGCAGAAACTTGGGTTTTACTCTGGTGAAGAGGACATAGAATATTCTAGCTTCTCAAGTGGAACTGAGCGTGCTGTAAAAACTTGGCAA GCTACTTTAGGAGCACCGGAAGACGGCATAATGACTGGAGATCTCTTGGAGAGGTTATTTGGAAATTCTGGCTTAGGAATGACCAACAATCAAGAACATGAAGGAATTGGTCCAAAGAAG AGTACAAATGGAGTCCCAGTTGGTGCCATTACAGACATATCTAAAGTTGAGCAGACGGTTGTAACAGAAGAAGGTGTATCAAAAGTTGAAGCCTCTCAACACAGAGTATTTCTTCTTGGAGAGAATCGGTGGGAAGAACCTTCCAGGCTTTCTGGTAATAGCAAAAGAACTGTAACCAAGAGTACAAGTGCAAATGTTGCAACCAAGTGCCTTTCTTGCCGTGGAGAAGGCCGTTTATTATGCATGG AATGTGATGGAACTGGCGAACCAAACGTTGAGCCACAG TTCTTGGAATGGGTAGATGAAGGATCAAAATGTCCCTACTGTGAAGGTCTTGGATATGTAACCTGCGATGTCTGTGGGGGAAGAACAGCAACAGCtgcttaa
- the LOC105171868 gene encoding uncharacterized protein LOC105171868 — protein sequence MDPRRAYSLILLCILSLVSLNSKAAYGDSTVVFLDSPTRQYLRQPSTPTGSLSPSEIGATASVLLGFSPPSTLTAASSSKLNEVLKPNPFDRPRAMLMLEVTGAEDSQLIDDLKKSPFSNALRIKVEGDERVDIQLPDENEVSLVSLNGESSDPECSEKELSDFASWLGGSYTGDASGPLNGELILPMADGAFLRLHMSERADREFATSLVTLVNNIRRAKEIHQVFAKSERSPAELITGRYDGIKALQDHYGKEGIAQSGLEVFVNSISKAFDSLQAAYQGKIVGVIAKSGRAGPELENMFHVTVTSRPSARWLEETKASPNTTEIAEVLFVRTTLAWITGIILLIATLLGILFLLNMPLTRDTLLYSNVKLD from the exons atGGATCCTCGAAGAGCTTACAGTCTGATTCTTTTGTGCATCCTCTCTCTTGTATCTCTGAATTCCAAG GCAGCTTATGGAGATTCAACGGTGGTTTTCCTCGATAGCCCTACTCGCCAATATCTTCGCCAGCCATCAACTCCG ACTGGTTCACTTTCTCCATCTGAAATTGGTGCTACTGCATCAGTGTTGCTTGGCTTTTCACCCCCTTCTACACTTACTGCTGCTAGTTCATCCAAG CTAAATGAGGTGCTTAAGCCTAATCCATTTGATAGGCCTCGTGCCATGTTAATGCTTGAAGTTACCGGAGCTGAAG ACTCTCAACTCATtgatgatttaaaaaaatctccaTTTAGCAATGCTCTGAGGATCAAGGTTGAGGGAGATGAAAGAGTGGACATTCAGCTTCCAG ATGAAAATGAAGTGTCATTGGTCTCATTGAATGGAGAATCAAGTGATCCTGAATGTTCAGAAAAAGAACTAAGTGATTTT GCATCTTGGTTGGGTGGATCATATACTGGGGATGCATCAGGACCACTGAATGGAGAGTTAATCCTTCCCATGGCTGATGGAGCCTTTCTAAGACTTCATATGTCAGAG AGAGCTGACAGGGAATTCGCAACGAGTCTTGTGACCCTCGTTAATAATATTAGAAGGGCAAAAGAGATACATCAAGTGTTTGCAAAAAGTGAGCGGAGTCCAGCAGAGCTCATTACGGGGAGATATGATGGAATCAAG GCTTTACAAGATCATTATGGAAAAGAAGGCATCGCTCAGAGTGGATTGGAAGTATTTGTCAATTCCATTTCAAAGGCATTTGACTCCTTGCAGGCAGCATACCAAG GAAAAATTGTTGGAGTCATTGCCAAAAGTGGTCGTGCAGGCCCAGAGCTGGAGAATATGTTCCACGTCACAGTAACTTCTCGACCATCTGCTCGTTGGTTGGAGGAAACAAAAGCCTCTCCAAACACAACCGAAATTGCAGAAGTGCTGTTTGTTAGAACGACCTTGGCTTGGATAACAGGAATCATTCTTCTTATTGCCACTCTTTTGGGG attcttttccttttgaaCATGCCACTCACGAGAGACACCCTTCTGTATTCTAATGTAAAGCTTGACTGA